A genome region from Camelina sativa cultivar DH55 chromosome 10, Cs, whole genome shotgun sequence includes the following:
- the LOC109126977 gene encoding uncharacterized protein LOC109126977: MAKWSAIVLIMMVVIVVVAVEANGTINDWKKDWINCYRKCSKPCNEHDGNCFLRCKVKCGGPNPPHSYSRVSHGTTSEEVRTEGDTDRNNFS, encoded by the exons ATGGCAAAATGGAGTGCAATAGTACTTATAATGATGGTGGTGATTGTTGTGGTGGCAGTAGAAGCAAACGGGACTATAAATGATTGGAAAAAAGATTGGATTAACTGTTATCGCAAGTGTTCAAAGCCTTGTAACGAACACGACGGTAATTGCTTCTTACGTTGCAAAGTCAAATGCGGTGGCCCAAACCCTCCCCATAGTTACTCACG AGTTTCACATGGGACAACATCCGAAGAAGTTCGCACAGAAGGAGATACTGatagaaataatttttcatag
- the LOC104720508 gene encoding uncharacterized protein LOC104720508, translating into MSNWSSDQEVDEMVEEEVDSIVEEIQYHYTHPEVPAAPIFHRVYINRDREEGHNQLWNDYFSDNPTYNHAMFRRRFRKNKSLFIRIVDTIENGVPYFKQRRDATGRLALSTLQKCIAAIRMMAYGCSAYAVDEYLRLAETIAHKFLEKFVEGIINLFGDEYLRRPTAEDLQRLLNIGEHRGFPRMVGNIDCMHWEWKNCPTAWKGQYSRGSGKPTIILEAVASQDLWIWHEFFGSPEGRAPRVTYVVNGRQYNMAYYLTDGIYPNWATFIQSITLPRG; encoded by the exons ATGTCTAATTGGAGTTCtgatcaagaagttgatgaaatggtggaggaggaggttgATAGTATAGTGGAGGAGATTCAATACCACTACACTCACCCGGAAGTACCAGCAGCTCCAATATTCCATAGAGTGTACATCAATAGAGACCGCGAAGAAGGCCACAACCAgttgtggaatgattattttagtgataatccGACATACAACCACGCTATGTTCCGCCGTCGCTTTAGAaagaacaaatcattgttcATTCGTATTGTTGATactattgagaatggagtcccATACTTCAAACAAAGACGAGATGCTACTGGAAGGCTCGCTCTTTCTACACTTCAAAAATGCATAGCAGCTATCCGGATGATGGCATACGGATGTTCGGCATATGCGGTAGATGAATATTTACGATTGGCTGAAACAATCGCCCACAAATTCCTTGAAAAATTTGTAGAGGGAATTATAAATCTTTTTGGAGACGAGTATCTGAGAAGACCTACAGCGGAAGACCTCCAACGATTACTGAATATTGGAGAACATCGCGGTTTCCCCAGAATGGTAGGGAAcatcgattgtatgcattgggagtggaagaattgtccaactGCATGGAAAGGACAATATTCACGTGGATCTGGAAAACCGACAATCATACTCGAGGCTGTGGCATCccaagatttatggatttggcacgaATTTTTCGGATCACCAG AGGGCCGAGCTCCGAGAGTTACATATGTTGTCAATGGACGGCAATACAATATGGCGTACTACCTCACTGACGGTATCTATCCCAATTGggcaactttcatccaatccATTACACTTCCACGTGGCTGA
- the LOC104719335 gene encoding helicase sen1, with product MERKEKTSLLDRIFSWSIKDILNKDLHKQKVKTIPDKFSSVHEYFKCFVPHLLEETRTELFSSFKSLSKAPLFEISSLLETRKKESSRSSLNKLFYDITIKDAVSNSGKYQPKCGDLIALTKERPRRIDDLNPLLLASISVDNYPNISVILSRLISPDEKSSLGFGVSLMNPTTNNRIWNALHHEAPNFDIIQSVLQPTSLGMEQTVSSRTWGQNVLDIICSAKLNSSQEAAILSCLETNHKKSVNLIWGPPGTGKTKTVATLLLVLLNLRWKTVVCAPTNTAIVEVTSRLLALSKKSSEHATYGLGNIVLAGSHKRLGINNNDHLRIVFLDHRISKLRKLFSPSFGWKQRLKSIIGFLENTESKYDKYVRTLKDVGGKKKKAEEMKKKNQQVVNIPTFVEFVKKNFNGLSEKMETNMVDLYTHIPNSFISSEDVEKMIAARQALQRVRYLLQENSLRVESKKGSFKRLIRVDCCLQALLLLPKSFDKFPNILKSDDIRNFCLQKADIIICTASGAAEMNAEKTGNVKFAVIDEAAQLKECDSVAALQLQGLRHAILIGDEFQLPAMVHSNECEKAKFGRSLFERLVLLGHNKHLLDIQYRMHPSISRFPNKEFYGGRIKDASIVQESILQGNMFGSFSFINVGRGKEESGDGHSPKNMTEVAVISEIISSLFKVSSERKIKMSVGLITPYKGQVRAIQERIRDKYSSLSGELFTLNVRSVDGFQGGEEDVIIISTVRSNSNGKIGFLSNRQRANVALTRARHCLWVIGNETTLARSGSIWAKLRRDSKRRKCFYDAIDDKGLRGAMNDALLWTKKKGRR from the exons AtggaaagaaaggagaaaacaagTCTACTTGATAGGATCTTTTCTTGGTCTATCAAAGATATTCTAAACAAAGATCTCCACAAGCAAAAG GTAAAGACTATACCAGACAAGTTTAGTTCCGTTCATGAGTACTTTAAGTGTTTTGTTCCTCATCTACTTGAGGAAACACGAACCGAGTTGTTCTCAAGCTTCAAATCGTTGTCGAAAGCTCCTCTGTTTGAAATAAGTTCCTTGTTGGAGACAAGGAAAAAGGAATCAAGTAGAAGTTCATTAAACAAGTTGTTCTATGACATAACAATTAAGGATGCAGTGAGCAATAGTGGAAAGTATCAGCCAAAATGTGGAGATCTTATTGCTCTGACAAAGGAAAGGCCTAGACGAATCGATGACTTGAATCCTTTACTTCTTGCCTCTATTTCTGTTGATAATTATCCAAATATCTCTGTCATTTTGTCAAGATTAATATCCCCTGATGAGAAAAGTTCACTCGGTTTCGGTGTTTCTCTCATGAATCCAACTACAAACAATCGTATATGGAATGCTTTGCACCATGAAGCTCCCAACTTTGATATCATCCAGAGTGTTCTTCAGCCAACTTCTTTG GGTATGGAGCAAACTGTTTCTTCTAGAACGTGGGGACAAAATGTTTTGGATATAATCTGTTCAGCGAAATTGAACTCTTCACAAGAGGCTGCAATATTGAGCTGCCTTGAGACAAATCACAAGAAGAGTGTGAATCTAATATGGGGACCTCCTGGTACAGGTAAAACAAAGACGGTTGCTACTCTTCTCCTTGTACTTCTCAATCTAAGGTGGAAAACAGTTGTGTGTGCTCCAACAAACACAGCTATTGTAGAAGTAACATCGAGGCTATTGGCTTTATCGAAGAAATCTTCAGAACACGCAACATATGGGTTGGGGAATATTGTTTTAGCTGGAAGCCACAAAAGATTgggtattaataataatgatcaTCTCCGCATAGTCTTTCTTGATCATCGCATCAGTAAACTTCGTAAACTGTTTTCACCATCTTTTGGGTGGAAGCAGCGTTTGAAGTCAATCATTGGTTTTCTTGAGAACACGGAATCTAAGTACGACAAATATGTCCGTACATTAAAGGATGTTggagggaagaagaaaaaagctgaagagatgaagaagaagaatcaacaaGTTGTAAACATTCCAACATTTGTAGAGTTTGTAAAGAAGAACTTCAATGGACTAAGTGAAAAGATGGAGACAAATATGGTTGATTTGTACACACATATTCCCAATTCTTTCATTTCATCTGAAGATGTGGAGAAAATGATCGCAGCCCGTCAAGCTCTTCAGCGTGTCAGGTATCTCTTGCAGGAGAATTCTTTGAGAGTTGAATCTAAGAAAGGTAGTTTCAAAAGACTTATCCGTGTTGATTGCTGCCTTCAGGCTCTACTTTTGCTTCCCAAAAGTTTTGATAAGTTTCCAAATATTCTGAAGAGCGACGATATAAGGAACTTTTGTCTGCAAAAAGCAGACATAATCATCTGTACAGCATCAGGTGCTGCAGAAATGAATGCAGAAAAGACAGGAAATGTAAAATTTGCTGTAATTGACGAGGCGGCTCAGCTTAAAGAGTGTGACTCAGTTGCTGCACTGCAACTTCAGGGACTGCGCCACGCCATTCTAATAGGAGATGAGTTTCAGTTGCCTGCAATGGTTCACAGTAATGAATGCGAAAAGGCGAAGTTCGGAAGAAGCTTGTTCGAGAGGTTGGTTTTACTCGGTCACAACAAGCATTTGCTTGATATTCAATACCGAATGCATCCTTCTATTAGTCGTTTCCCCAATAAGGAGTTCTATGGTGGGAGAATTAAAGATGCTTCCATTGTTCAAGAAAGCATTCTTCAAGGAAACATGTTTGGTTCATTCTCTTTTATCAATGTTGGACGTGGAAAAGAAGAGTCAGGTGATGGACATAGTCCCAAAAACATGACTGAAGTTGCTGTGATTTCTGAAATTATATCCAGTCTTTTCAAAG TTTCAAgtgaaagaaagataaagatgAGTGTTGGATTAATTACACCTTATAAAGGACAAGTCAGAGCAATCCAGGAGAGAATCAGAGATAAGTACAGTTCCTTATCAGGTGAGCTTTTCACTTTGAATGTTCGGTCGGTAGATGGGTTTCAAggtggtgaagaagatgttATCATCATCTCCACCGTTAGAAGTAACAGTAACGGGAAGATTGGATTTCTCAGTAACCGTCAAAGAGCCAACGTGGCACTGACTCGAGCAAGGCACTGTTTATGGGTGATCGGAAATGAGACAACACTGGCTCGGAGTGGTTCGATTTGGGCAAAACTGAGAAGGGACTCGAAGAGGCGCAAATGCTTCTATGATGCTATAGATGATAAAGGGTTGAGAGGTGCCATGAATGATGCTTTGCTCTGGACCAAAAAGAAAGGGAGAAGATGA
- the LOC104720510 gene encoding cation/H(+) antiporter 24: MVRHFPINDVQSVLPAHFGFWPGNSTTPGEVTSRVFSPKLPVVCRKLHSKQPFGMFKGENGMNYAFSTFLIEAIIIIFFIKFVSFLLRPFRQPRIVSEIIGGMMIGPSLFGGSRNFNYYLFPPIANYICANIGLLGFFYFLFLTAAKTDVTSIGKAPRKHKYIAAIGIVVPIICVGAAGMALRDQMDESLKKPSSIGGIVFALAFTSFPVIYTVLRDMNLLNSEVGKFAMSVALLGDMAGVYVIVFFEAMTHADVGGAYSVVWFLISVIIFATFMLLVVRRAFDWIISQTPEGTLVNQNYIVMILMGVLVSCFLTDMFGLAIAVGPIWLGLLVPHGPPLSSTLSVRSETFIYEFLMPFSFALVGQGTNVHFIRDEIWPDQLAPLVYMTVVAFITKFLSTAATALFFKVPARDSITLGLMMNLRGQMDILVYLHWIDKRIVGFPGFTIMVLHAVVVTAVMTPLISFLYDPNRPYRSSKHRTIQHTPHNTEMGLVLAVSDHETLSGLITFLDFAYPTKNSPLSILAVQLVELTGRATPLFIDHERGKEEEEEYEEEEEEKERTQSGRVDQVQSAFKLYQEKRDECVTLRAYTAHAPKRLMYQDICELALAKKTAFILLPYQKERLEDAAPTELRDSGMLSVNVDVLSHTPCSVCIYYDKGRLKNAVVRLSMDLQHSTNSSRFKQETYRFVVLFLGGADNREALHLADRMSTNPDVTLTVIRFLSYNHEGEDEREKKLDDGVVTWFWVKNESNERVSYKEVVVKNGAETVAAIQAMNVNDYDLWITGRREGINPKILEGLDTWSEDHQLGVIGDTVAGSVFASEGSVLVVQQQVRNQKGGDGFLNGKFDYKSLVSPWSHHHSH, translated from the exons ATGGTTAGGCATTTCCCCATCAATGACGTCCAGAGTGTCCTGCCTGCCCATTTTGGGTTCTGGCCGGGTAACTCAACCACTCCCGGAGAAGTCACCAGTCGTGTTTTCTCCCCCAAACTTCCGGTGGTTTGCCGGAAACTTCATAGTAAGCAGCCGTTTGGAATGTTCAAAGGCGAAAATGGCATGAACTACGCATTTTCGACCTTTTTGATTGAAgcaatcatcatcattttcttcatcaaattcGTTAGCTTCCTCCTTCGACCTTTTCGTCAACCTCGTATAGTCAGTGAGATCATT GGTGGAATGATGATAGGACCGTCCTTGTTTGGAGGAAGCAGAAATTTCAATTACTATCTATTCCCACCGATCGCAAACTACATATGCGCAAACATAGGACTATTGGGATTCTTTTACTTCCTCTTCCTCACGGCCGCCAAGACAGACGTCACATCCATTGGGAAGGCACCAAGAAAGCACAAGTACATTGCTGCCATCGGCATTGTCGTGCCCATTATCTGCGTGGGAGCCGCGGGGATGGCCCTGCGAGACCAAATGGATGAAAGCTTGAAGAAGCCTTCGTCCATTGGAGGGATCGTTTTCGCCTTGGCTTTCACCTCTTTCCCTGTTATTTACACCGTTTTGAGAGACATGAACCTTCTCAACTCCGAGGTGGGCAAGTTTGCCATGTCGGTGGCTCTCCTTGGAGACATGGCAGGGGTTTacgtgattgttttttttgaagCCATGACGCATGCTGACGTTGGAGGAGCTTATTCTGTAGTCTGGTTTCTAATATCGGTGATTATCTTCGCCACTTTTATGCTTCTGGTTGTAAGACGAGCCTTTGATTGGATTATCTCCCAAACGCCTGAAGGAACACTTGTGAACCAAAACTACATCGTTATGATTCTCATGGGTGTCCTTGTCTCTTGTTTCCTCACTGACATGTTCGGTCTTGCTATAGCCGTGGGACCAATTTGGCTAGGGTTGCTTGTCCCTCATGGTCCACCGTTGAGTTCGACGTTGTCTGTTCGGAGCGAGACCTTTATCTATGAGTTTTTGATgcctttctcttttgctttggtGGGACAAGGCACTAATGTCCACTTCATTAGAGATGAGATATGGCCTGACCAGCTCGCTCCTCTCGTCTACATGACCGTTGTCGCCTTCATAACCAAGTTTCTCTCTACCGCTGCCACTGCTCTCTTCTTCAAAGTCCCTGCTAGGGACAGTATCACGCTTGgtttgatgatgaatttgagAGGCCAGATGGATATCTTGGTCTACTTGCATTGGATCGATAAACGTATTGTGGGCTTTCCCGGTTTCACTATCATGGTTTTGCATGCGGTTGTTGTTACGGCTGTAATGACGCCACTCATCAGCTTTCTCTACGATCCCAATCGGCCTTACAGAAGCAGCAAACACCGCACCATCCAGCATACTCCTCACAACACCGAGATGGGACTCGTTCTTGCAGTGTCCGACCATGAAACCTTGTCCGGCTTGATCACCTTCCTCGACTTCGCCTATCCCACTAAAAATAGTCCCTTGTCTATATTGGCAGTCCAGCTGGTGGAACTAACAGGGAGAGCCACGCCGTTATTTATTGACCACGAGCGGggaaaggaggaggaagaagaatacgaggaggaagaggaagagaaagagcgTACGCAAAGTGGAAGAGTAGACCAAGTGCAGAGCGCCTTTAAGTTATACCAAGAGAAAAGAGATGAGTGCGTGACGCTACGTGCCTACACCGCTCATGCTCCAAAGCGTCTCATGTACCAAGACATTTGCGAGCTGGCCTTGGCCAAGAAAACCGCTTTCATTCTCTTACCTTATCAAAAAGAGCGTCTTGAAGACGCAGCCCCTACGGAGCTACGTGACTCCGGCATGTTATCCGTAAACGTAGACGTTTTATCACACACACCATGCTCAGTCTGTATCTATTACGACAAGGGACGGCTTAAAAACGCCGTGGTTCGGTTATCCATGGACCTACAACACTCAACAAACTCAAGCCGTTTTAAGCAAGAAACGTACCGTTTCGTGGTTCTGTTTTTAGGAGGAGCTGATAACAGAGAAGCTCTACATCTTGCGGATAGAATGTCGACGAACCCGGACGTAACCTTGACGGTGATCCGATTTTTGTCGTACAACCACGAAGGAGAggacgagagagagaagaagctagACGATGGGGTAGTGACATGGTTTTGGGTCAAGAACGAAAGCAACGAGAGGGTCAGTTACAAGGAGGTTGTAGTCAAGAACGGTGCTGAGACAGTGGCTGCGATCCAGGCAATGAACGTTAACGACTACGATCTATGGATAACCGGGAGAAGAGAAGGGATCAACCCAAAGATTCTAGAAGGGTTAGACACATGGAGTGAAGACCACCAGCTTGGAGTCATTGGAGACACCGTGGCTGGGAGCGTCTTTGCCTCAGAAGGGTCAGTTTTGGTGGTGCAGCAACAAGTGAGGAACCAAAAAGGTGGTGATGGTTTCTTGAACGGCAAGTTTGATTACAAGAGTTTAGTTTCTCCTTGGTCTCATCATCACTCTCATTAA
- the LOC104720509 gene encoding glutathione S-transferase T3-like produces MDSTKPLGFQPPHFMDLLNSQKNSNVSDNSAQTSQPVQFRSPFSSQPIQFSSPFSSQPINLSSPYSSQLINLSTQSESEDCIEVTVDDNEEDGGRRSRKRWSAHEDINLISAWLNTSKDPVVSNEQRLNSLWVRVAAYYKSNGGGTGSNGQGASQCRPANTRKKSGESEDDVIKLAHEIYMNDIKKPFILEHCWRELKHDQKWIMEECSYKRTKLQSDGTYSSSPANDGAEMRPPGVKAAKKKREETDLSEY; encoded by the exons ATGGATTCTACTAAGCCTTTAGGTTTTCAACCGCCTCATTTCATGGatcttttgaattctcaaaaaaaCTCAAACGTTTCTGATAATTCTGCACAAACCTCTCAGCCTGTCCAGTTTAGATCtccattctcttctcagcctaTCCAATTTAGCTCTCCATTCTCTTCTCAACCTATTAATCTTAGCTCTCCATATTCTTCTCAACTTATTAATCTTAGCACCCAATCAGAATCTGAAGACTGTATTGAAGTTACAGTGGACgacaatgaagaagatggaggcAGAAGAAGTAGGAAGAGGTGGAGTGCACATGAGGATATCAACCTCATAAGCGCCTGGTTAAACACAAGCAAGGATCCAGTTGTGAGTAACGAGCAGCGGTTAAATAGTTTATGGGTTAGAGTCGCTGCCTACTACAAATCAAATGGTGGAGGGACCGGTTCAAACGGTCAAGGGGCTAGTCAATGCAGGCCAG CCAATACTAGAAAGAAGAGTGGGGAATCAGAAGACGATGTGATCAAATTGGCGCATGAGATTTACATGAACGACATTAAAAAACCATTTATTCTAGAGCATTGCTGGAGGGAACTGAAgcatgatcagaaatggatcaTGGAGGAATGTAGTTACAAGAGGACGAAGCTACAATCAGACGGAACATACTCGTCGAGTCCAGCCAATGATGGAGCTGAAATGAGGCCTCCGGGGGTTAAAGCTGctaagaaaaaaagggaagaaaccgACCTCAGTGAGTATTGA
- the LOC104720511 gene encoding uncharacterized protein LOC104720511 yields the protein MLPAAGDEPKYSQMYIFDTANEVKNRVKSVTRTESSTSLDEETVSGLMEMLDSTSALTKIYRAARDRYELHKPTELSIRLVAQRHRGKQYDLPTSDEIAGLIVGDLSSTTGGRDVIVHLQSDDLQRITELHPLYMALQYPLLFPYGEDGYHPDIPYASRTHRKAIKREFVTMLEFYAYQIQTRLLQGDSDAIKVGCRIILPSSFTGGPRYMAQNYQDAMAICRTFGNPDLFITMTANPNWEEIKEHLQCCGNFMPNDRPDLESLVFKMKLEALVADLWDGDFFGEAKSRQKPVRNNNTNAPKIHIAVVYTIEFQKRGLPHAHILVWLRDDMRNPTNTDIDKIISAEIPDENNDPEGYQLVEQFMTHGPCGKDNPNLGVDKATIVVGRKKGTTGEAGCSNQNIEDIDEIRKYQECCYLSACEAMWRIFAFDIHYSKPVVQRLTLHLRDQQPVTYSADQSLDSVISRPGIDITMFTEWMKMNETDPFARTLTYAQFPLWYVWNTTPKTWTRRKQGHTIGRIVNIHPTVGELYYLRLLLGAVTGPTSYDDILTVDGIIYDDFKGACLARGMLDGDKGWVEALEETRQWGFPCQLRSLFVTLLIYSYVSSPLNLWNHSWLYMAEDIEHTQRQKLKLTKLHLTEEQLKNYTLLEIEKILQQHDKTLSDFPDMPMPDKELMKELNNSYLMEEKGYDKDEQQTEHDRLFVSLNDEQRLVFHAVMDSIENGDGRFFFLNGPGGLALQLCFSQEGAQPTQGSMLAELLRKTDLIIWDEAPMTHRFAFEAVDRSLRDLLAEDDPKAMHKLFGGRGGEDGITWWRFQTNLTRYIRRQSSRHGLSNNKQIIYVGFIGYFKLRTEQRQKKKNRDSYDEVDDIKINGKLLLQNGEKQIAQLATDVYPDFKTSYLDREYITKRAILTPKNDTAHELNMFLQDKIPGDAKEYLSANSIEMDGDSNDSDELLYPAEFLNSLKISGLRDHCLKLKIGSPVMLIRNLNQKEGICNGTRLIVTRLGTRVIEAEILTGTTVGNKVVIPRIILSPPDQKWPFKLKRRQFPLRLSYAMTINKSQGQSLEQVGIYLPKPIFSHGQLYVTLSRVTSEGGLKVLNMEEEATHTIKNIVYKEVFNNATTYR from the exons ATGCTACCTGCAGCAGGCGATGAACCAAAGTATTCTCAGATGTATATTTTTGACACGGCCAATGAAGTGAAGAACAGAGTAAAGTCGGTCACCAGAACGGAATCATCGACTTCCCTTGACGAGGAAACCGTTTCTGGATTGATGGAGATGCTTGACAGCACAAGTGCGCTCACTAAAATATATAGAGCCGCCAGAGATCGTTACGAGCTTCACAAACCTACGGAGTTGTCTATAAGATTGGTGGCCCAAAGGCACCGTGGGAAGCAATATGATTTGCCAACCTCCGATGAAATAGCTGGACTAATTGTAGGTGATCTATCTTCCACAACAGGGGGTAGAGATGTCATCGTCCATCTCCAATCAGATGACCTTCAAAGAATAACCGAGTTACATCCACTTTACATGGCTCTACAATACCCTTTGTTGTTCCCATACGGCGAAGATGGTTACCATCCAGATATACCATATGCATCTAGAACACATAGGAAGGCTATCAAAAGGGAATTTGTCACCATGCTAGAGTTCTACGCTTATCAAATACAAACAAGATTATTACAAG GGGATAGTGATGCCATTAAAGTGGGATGCAGAATAATACTACCTTCATCTTTCACTGGAGGCCCAAGATATATGGCACAAAATTACCAAGACGCGATGGCAATTTGTAGAACATTTGGGAATCCCGACTTATTCATCACCATGACGGCAAACCCGAATTGGGAAGAAATCAAAGAGCATCTGCAATGTTGCGGTAATTTTATGCCCAATGACCGACCAGATCTTGAATCTCTTGTTTTTAAGATGAAGTTAGAAGCTCTGGTGGCTGATCTTTGGGATGGGGATTTCTTCGGCGAGGCCAAATCAA GGCAAAAACCAGTTcgaaataataatactaatgcTCCTAAAATTCATATTGCAGTTGTATACACCATCGAGTTCCAAAAGCGGGGCTTGCCTCATGCGCATATCTTGGTGTGGCTGAGAGATGATATGAGGAATCCCACCAACACAGACATAGACAAAATAATCTCCGCTGAGATCCCAGATGAGAACAATGATCCTGAAGGTTATCAATTGGTCGAGCAGTTTATGACGCATGGTCCATGTGGCAAAGATAATCCAAATTTG GGAGTTGACAAGGCGACCATTGTTGTAGGAAGGAAAAAAGGAACTACTGGAGAAGCTGGTTGCAGCAACCAAAATATCGAAGACATAGACGAGATAAGAAAGTATCAAGAATGCTGTTATCTATCAGCATGTGAGGCTATGTGGCGCATCTTTGCCTTCGACATTCATTATAGCAAACCAGTCGTACAACGCCTTACTTTGCATTTACGGGACCAACAACCTGTTACATATAGTGCAGACCAAAGTCTTGACAGCGTAATCTCACGGCCTGGTATTGACATAACCATGTTCACAGAGTGGATGAAGATGAACGAAACAGACCCTTTCGCACGTACATTAACATATGCTCAATTCCCACTATGGTATGTGTGGAATACAACCCCAAAAACGTGGACAAGAAGAAAGCAAGGTCACACCATCGGCAGGATTGTCAACATCCATCCAACAGTAGGTGAGCTGTACTACTTGAGACTGCTTCTAGGCGCGGTCACAGGACCAACAAGTTATGACGATATATTAACTGTCGATGGAATCATTTACGATGACTTCAAAGGTGCGTGTTTGGCCAGGGGTATGCTTGATGGAGACAAAGGATGGGTAGAAGCATTAGAGGAAACTCGTCAGTGGGGTTTCCCATGCCAGTTGCGTAGTCTCTTTGTCACACTCTTAATCTATAGTTATGTTAGCAGCCCATTGAATTTGTGGAACCACTCTTGGCTGTATATGGCAGAGGATATTGAGCACACGCAACGACAAAAACTGAAACTCACCAAACTCCACCTCACAGAGGAGCAGCTAAAGAACTACACATTGCTAGAGATTGAGAAAATCCTGCAGCAACACGACAAAACACTGTCAGATTTCCCAGACATGCCTATGCCAGACAAAGAGCTGATGAAAGAGCTGAATAATTCATATCTTATGGAAGAGAAAGGTTACGACAAAGACGAACAACAAACAGAGCATGATCGTTTATTTGTGAGTTTGAATGACGAACAGAGATTGGTCTTCCATGCAGTGATGGACTCCATTGAAAATGGAGACGGAagattcttcttccttaatgGACCAGGGGGACTG GCATTGCAGCTTTGCTTCTCCCAGGAGGGCGCACAACCAACTCAAG GATCGATGCTTGCTGAACTGTTAAGGAAAACAGATTTGATCATTTGGGATGAGGCACCAATGACTCATCGTTTTGCATTTGAGGCGGTTGACAGATCATTGCGGGATCTTCTTGCGGAAGATGATCCcaaagcaatgcacaaactcTTTGGGGGGAGGGGGGGGGAAGACGGTATTACTTGGTGGCGATTTCAGACAAATCTTACCCGTTATATCAGGAGGCAGTCGTCAAGACACGGTCTTAGCAACAATAAACAGATCATATATGTGGGATTCAT TGGATACTTCAAGTTGAGGACAGAACagcgccaaaaaaaaaaaaatagagatagcTACGATGAGGTTGACGACATCAAAATTAATGGAAAACTACTCCTACAAAACGGCGAGAAACAGATTGCACAATTAGCGACTGATGTATATCCGGATTTCAAGACTTCGTATCTAGACCGAGAATACATTACAAAGAGGGCGATTCTAACTCCAAAGAATGACACTGCTCACGAACTGAATATGTTTCTCCAAGACAAAATCCCAGGTGACGCAAAGGAATATTTGAGTGCAAACAGTATAGAGATGGATGGGGATTCAAACGACTCAGATGAACTGCTATACCCTGCAGAATTTTTGAACTCCCTCAAAATATCAGGTTTGCGAGATCATTGTTTGAAACTAAAAATAGGGTCTCCAGTTATGCTTATACGGAATCTGAATCAGAAAGAAGGAATTTGCAATGGAACCAGGCTAATAGTGACACGATTGGGAACTAGAGTAATTGAAGCAGAGATCTTAACTGGTACAACAGTTGGTAACAAGGTGGTCATCCCAAGGATAATACTATCTCCACCTGATCAGAAGTGGccattcaaattaaaaagacGACAATTCCCTCTACGTTTGAGCTACGCAATGACTATTAATAAAAGTCAAGGCCAAAGTTTGGAACAAGTTGGCATATATTTACCAAAACCCATTTTCAGTCATGGACAATTGTATGTGACGCTATCACGAGTAACATCAGAAGGAGGATTGAAGGTCCTTAACATGGAGGAGGAGGCAACACATacaattaaaaacattgtaTACAAAGAAGTATTCAACAACGCAACCACATATAGGTGA
- the LOC104719334 gene encoding SWR1 complex subunit 6-like: protein MEEETTNRRVSNRTRKVATKMAAALTSNDNRTQAAIARLEALENDNGAIEVVDVNDDEEASLDEDDDLGYVQKKQHKGSKRKTRQAKALEARRAPKSFLELLQEANLESLPAHVPNYLKAAVGPPSSSSRRHFCSVCGYIAGYNCCLCGMRFCSIRCQNIHKDTRCQKFVA, encoded by the exons ATGGAGGAAGAGACGACGAATCGTCGAGTGTCAAATCGGACTCGTAAGGTTGCTACGAAGATGGCGGCAGCTCTTACAAGCAATGACAATCGAACTCAG GCTGCTATAGCTCGGCTAGAGGCTTTAGAGAACGACAATGGTGCTATTGAAGTGGTAGATGTGaacgatgatgaagaagcttctcttgatgaagacgatgatCTTG GTTACGTACAGAAGAAGCAACACAAAGGATCAAAGCGTAAAACTCGACAAGCTAAAGCTTTAGAAGCTCGTAGAGCTCCTAAATCTTTCCTTGAGCTCTTGCAGGAG GCAAATTTGGAATCTTTACCGGCGCATGTGCCGAATTACTTGAAAGCAGCCGTTGGACCTCCGAGCTCGTCTTCTCGTCGCCATTTCTGCTCGGTTTGTGGTTATATTGCTGGATACAATTGTTGTTTATGTGGGATGAGGTTTTGTTCCATTCGTTGCCAAAACATTCACAAGGATACTCGTTGTCAGAAATTTGTTGCATAG